Proteins encoded by one window of Streptomyces sp. LX-29:
- a CDS encoding protein kinase has product MDDYAGRVLADRYRLPLPPSDEYELVETRAFDTYSGQEVQLRQIPLPEVVDAEVLGAGADGRFGAGPGAGGLAGGPLGRMGRSGARSVDDPLVRRAVEAATAAAALPDHPRLDQVFHVFVEDGSLWIVSEFVAGRPLAALLAERTLAPHRAAEIAADVLTALRALHAHGWVHRNITARTVLVCEDGHAMLTGLAAGAAEEALCGYDPVPAVVVATGQGSGAESATGPGPASGHGPLAFGADRDPAADPAEGPEGDGGEEPERDWESAGDADREPLSAPRAGKVAAYRAGARGTDPDDPFPGEASAARPFPETGFPGAEPTGSPGAAAGAGADGHGPAGALAAERARQARILVVGAVTERWAPEQAGPVHANWQLAPPVGPATDLWAVGVLLFRAVQGHAPYPEESAAELVQLVCAEAPAYAEECGPLRPVVESLMRQEPSERPDVEELRGWLRSLIRSAPEPDVGSRTVVVPSTGAGGPADPKRLPIVRRRGWLVRRGRGRGDDAGAGVASHGRHKRGRAQTPRAGRTGGDPREPRTARLSGGPREPLRNRESLRGREPRREREPRISREPRLGSGRGGSRGPSGARGPRHLGRILLTAILLLLAAVMLYAMLFMPEKEGEGEDRTGSTGTRTSAVPSRTTAGGEGETGAGSAGSSARQPQSTTPDGLAKGFVVRKDPKGFQIAVHEDWQRREENARGQIRYVDRGGDFELVVVAGRDKASRFGADPMAYQQDREPELAAFRESEWSSSSRLRRTDVGRTAMAEGAFSWRDSSGRQVYARNLAMLLDGRYHLVQVIGPDSERRAVARFFEQAMATYRTPGG; this is encoded by the coding sequence GTGGACGACTACGCGGGACGTGTGCTCGCCGACCGCTACCGCCTTCCGTTGCCGCCCTCCGACGAGTACGAGCTCGTCGAGACCCGCGCGTTCGACACCTACAGCGGCCAGGAGGTCCAGCTCCGGCAGATCCCGCTGCCCGAGGTCGTCGACGCGGAGGTGCTGGGCGCCGGCGCGGACGGACGCTTCGGCGCCGGCCCCGGAGCCGGCGGGCTCGCCGGCGGCCCCCTCGGTCGGATGGGGCGGTCGGGCGCGCGGAGCGTCGACGACCCCCTGGTGCGGCGCGCCGTCGAGGCGGCCACGGCCGCCGCGGCACTGCCCGACCACCCGCGGCTCGACCAGGTCTTCCACGTCTTCGTGGAGGACGGCAGTCTGTGGATAGTGAGCGAGTTCGTCGCCGGCCGCCCGCTGGCCGCGCTGCTCGCGGAGCGCACCCTGGCGCCCCATCGCGCGGCCGAGATCGCCGCCGACGTCCTCACCGCCCTGCGCGCCCTGCACGCGCACGGCTGGGTCCACCGCAACATCACCGCCCGTACGGTCCTGGTCTGCGAGGACGGCCACGCCATGCTCACCGGCCTGGCGGCCGGCGCGGCGGAGGAGGCGCTGTGCGGCTACGACCCGGTGCCGGCGGTCGTGGTGGCCACCGGGCAGGGCTCCGGGGCCGAGTCCGCCACCGGCCCCGGCCCGGCGTCCGGGCACGGCCCGCTCGCCTTCGGAGCCGACCGCGACCCCGCTGCGGACCCGGCGGAGGGGCCCGAGGGGGACGGGGGCGAGGAGCCCGAGCGCGACTGGGAGTCCGCCGGCGACGCCGACCGCGAGCCGCTGAGCGCGCCCCGCGCGGGCAAGGTCGCGGCCTATCGCGCGGGCGCGCGGGGGACCGATCCCGACGACCCGTTCCCGGGAGAGGCGTCCGCCGCGCGGCCGTTCCCCGAGACGGGGTTCCCGGGAGCCGAGCCGACGGGCTCACCCGGCGCGGCCGCCGGAGCCGGCGCCGACGGGCACGGCCCCGCCGGCGCGCTCGCCGCGGAGCGGGCCCGCCAGGCACGCATCCTGGTGGTCGGGGCGGTCACCGAGCGGTGGGCGCCCGAGCAGGCGGGCCCGGTGCACGCCAACTGGCAGCTGGCGCCGCCGGTCGGCCCGGCCACCGACCTGTGGGCCGTCGGCGTGCTGCTCTTCCGCGCGGTCCAGGGCCACGCCCCGTACCCGGAGGAGAGCGCCGCCGAGCTGGTGCAGCTGGTGTGCGCCGAGGCACCCGCGTACGCCGAGGAGTGCGGTCCGCTGCGCCCCGTCGTCGAGTCGCTGATGCGCCAGGAGCCCTCCGAGCGGCCGGACGTCGAGGAGCTGCGCGGCTGGCTGCGCTCGTTGATCCGGTCGGCGCCGGAGCCGGACGTCGGCAGCCGTACGGTCGTCGTGCCCTCCACGGGCGCGGGCGGTCCTGCCGACCCCAAGCGGCTGCCCATCGTCCGGCGGCGCGGCTGGCTGGTGCGCAGGGGCCGCGGCCGGGGCGACGACGCCGGCGCGGGCGTGGCCTCACACGGGCGGCACAAGCGGGGGCGGGCGCAGACGCCCCGGGCGGGCCGGACGGGCGGTGATCCGCGCGAGCCGCGTACCGCGCGGCTGTCGGGCGGCCCGCGAGAGCCCCTCCGCAACCGCGAGTCGCTCCGCGGCCGTGAACCCCGGCGGGAGCGGGAGCCCAGGATCAGCCGTGAGCCCCGGCTCGGCAGCGGTCGCGGCGGGTCCCGCGGCCCGAGCGGCGCGCGCGGTCCACGCCATCTGGGCCGGATCCTGCTCACCGCCATACTGCTGCTGCTCGCGGCCGTGATGCTGTACGCGATGCTGTTCATGCCCGAGAAGGAGGGCGAGGGCGAGGACCGCACCGGCTCCACGGGCACCCGGACCTCCGCGGTGCCCAGCCGGACCACGGCCGGCGGCGAGGGCGAGACCGGCGCCGGATCGGCGGGCTCCAGCGCCCGGCAGCCGCAGTCCACGACGCCGGACGGGCTCGCCAAGGGCTTCGTGGTCCGCAAGGACCCCAAGGGCTTCCAGATCGCGGTGCACGAGGACTGGCAGCGCCGTGAGGAGAACGCGCGCGGCCAGATCCGCTACGTGGACCGGGGCGGCGACTTCGAGCTGGTGGTCGTCGCCGGGCGGGACAAGGCGTCGCGGTTCGGCGCCGACCCGATGGCGTACCAGCAGGACAGGGAGCCCGAGCTGGCCGCCTTCCGGGAGTCCGAGTGGTCCTCCTCGTCCCGGCTGCGCCGCACCGACGTCGGCCGTACGGCGATGGCGGAGGGCGCCTTCAGCTGGCGCGACAGCAGCGGCCGCCAGGTGTACGCGCGCAATCTCGCGATGCTGCTCGACGGCCGCTACCACCTCGTCCAGGTGATCGGCCCCGACAGCGAACGCCGCGCGGTGGCGCGCTTCTTCGAGCAGGCGATGGCGACCTACCGCACCCCGGGCGGCTGA
- a CDS encoding nucleotide sugar dehydrogenase, translated as MPADLAVIGLGHLGLPLAQAATAAGLRTVGFDPDPDAVAELRAGRPPVEGSLSAAEVRRMVSRDFLATTDPAALGRVRTAAICAPTPLGEDRALDLTAVGEAARTLATRLGPHTTVLLESTVYPGTTEEFLRPLLEEGSGLRAGRDFHLAYAPGRLDPGNRTYSLANTPKVIGGLTPACTEAAAAFYGRLAEKVVRARGPREAETVKVLETNYRHVNIALVNEMAVFCHDLGIDLWDVIRCAETKPFGFHAFRPGPGVGGHGVPIDPNYLAYQGRSLGYPLRMVELAQEVNGRMPRYVTQRCATLLNEHGKSARGARVLLLGVSYKADVADQEGSPAREIASRLLELGAQLSYHDPHVPQWRVLGQPVPRADSLYEAAAAADLTVLLQPHRTYDLQGLAVKAQLLLDTRGASPAGAAHRL; from the coding sequence ATGCCCGCAGATCTCGCCGTCATCGGACTCGGCCACCTCGGCCTCCCGCTCGCCCAGGCCGCCACCGCCGCCGGCCTGCGCACCGTCGGCTTCGACCCCGACCCGGACGCCGTGGCCGAGCTGCGCGCCGGCAGACCCCCGGTCGAGGGCTCGCTGTCCGCCGCCGAGGTGCGCCGGATGGTCTCCCGGGACTTCCTGGCCACCACCGACCCCGCCGCGCTGGGCCGGGTGCGCACCGCGGCGATCTGCGCCCCGACCCCGCTCGGCGAGGACCGGGCACTGGACCTCACGGCGGTCGGCGAGGCGGCGCGCACCCTGGCCACCCGGCTCGGCCCGCACACCACCGTTCTCCTGGAGTCCACCGTCTACCCCGGAACGACCGAGGAATTCCTCCGGCCGCTGCTGGAGGAGGGCTCCGGGCTGCGCGCCGGGCGCGACTTCCACCTCGCCTACGCCCCCGGCCGGCTGGACCCCGGCAACCGGACGTACTCCCTCGCCAACACCCCCAAGGTGATCGGCGGCCTCACCCCCGCCTGCACCGAGGCCGCGGCCGCCTTCTACGGGCGCCTCGCGGAGAAGGTGGTGCGCGCCCGCGGCCCGCGCGAGGCCGAGACGGTGAAGGTGTTGGAGACCAACTACCGGCACGTCAACATCGCACTGGTGAACGAGATGGCGGTGTTCTGTCACGACCTGGGCATCGACCTGTGGGACGTGATCCGCTGCGCCGAGACCAAGCCCTTCGGCTTCCACGCCTTCCGCCCCGGCCCCGGAGTGGGTGGCCACGGCGTGCCGATCGACCCGAACTACCTCGCCTACCAGGGCCGCAGCCTGGGCTATCCGCTGCGCATGGTCGAGCTGGCGCAGGAGGTCAACGGGCGCATGCCGCGGTACGTCACCCAGCGCTGCGCGACCCTGCTCAACGAGCACGGGAAGTCCGCGCGCGGCGCCCGGGTGCTGCTGCTCGGCGTCAGCTACAAGGCGGACGTGGCCGACCAGGAGGGCTCCCCGGCCCGCGAGATCGCCTCCCGGCTGCTGGAGCTGGGCGCCCAGCTGAGCTACCACGACCCGCACGTCCCCCAGTGGCGGGTGCTCGGCCAGCCGGTGCCGCGGGCCGACTCGCTGTACGAGGCCGCGGCCGCCGCCGACCTCACGGTGCTGCTCCAGCCCCACCGCACCTACGACCTCCAGGGGCTGGCGGTCAAGGCACAGCTGCTGCTGGACACGCGCGGCGCGAGCCCGGCGGGCGCGGCACACCGACTGTGA
- a CDS encoding serine hydrolase domain-containing protein → MQNRNRALRVAAAVLALVLAATASGCGAAVEPRDGRDGDRGEGRVAAALRRMVTEGPAPGGAVLTAVGGRARFAAAGTADLRTGRPVGRTDRFRAGSLTKTFLATVVLQLAAERRLGLEDTVEAHLPGLVRGRGNDGRKVTVRQLLSHTSGLYDYTRDPAFARRAFGADSAGHRLDTHAPRALVRTALAHPPSFAPGDGWRYSNTNYLLLGLIVEQVTGHPYAAEVRRRVILPLGLTGTSLPGTRAALPAPHGRAYSARAGADTGSGAPRDVTELDPSVAGAAGELVSTLDDLARFFGALLDGRLLPGPQLRAMRDTAASDGRYGLGLYPVRLPCGVTVWGHNGVISGSYALVVGAPGGRRVLAYRLNDDARPARTSEGALLRAEFCPPGA, encoded by the coding sequence ATGCAGAACCGCAACCGAGCGCTCCGCGTGGCGGCCGCGGTACTCGCGCTCGTCCTGGCGGCGACGGCGAGCGGTTGCGGGGCGGCCGTGGAGCCGCGCGACGGGCGGGACGGCGACCGGGGCGAGGGGCGCGTCGCGGCCGCGCTGCGGCGGATGGTGACGGAGGGCCCGGCGCCCGGCGGCGCGGTGCTGACGGCGGTCGGCGGCCGGGCCCGCTTCGCCGCCGCGGGGACGGCGGACCTGCGCACCGGACGGCCGGTGGGCCGCACGGACCGGTTCCGGGCCGGCAGCCTCACCAAGACCTTCCTCGCCACCGTGGTGCTGCAACTGGCGGCGGAACGGCGGCTCGGGCTGGAGGACACGGTGGAGGCGCACCTGCCGGGCCTGGTGCGCGGCCGGGGCAACGACGGCCGGAAGGTCACCGTGCGTCAGCTGCTGTCCCACACCAGCGGGCTGTACGACTACACCCGAGACCCGGCCTTCGCGCGGCGCGCGTTCGGGGCCGACTCCGCGGGGCACCGACTCGACACCCACGCGCCGCGCGCCTTGGTACGGACCGCGCTGGCCCATCCGCCGTCCTTCGCCCCGGGCGACGGCTGGCGCTATTCCAACACCAACTACCTGCTCCTCGGTCTGATCGTGGAACAGGTGACCGGGCACCCGTACGCGGCCGAGGTGCGGCGCCGCGTCATCCTCCCGCTCGGGCTGACCGGCACCAGCCTCCCGGGCACCCGCGCGGCGCTACCCGCGCCGCACGGCCGCGCCTACTCGGCCCGCGCGGGGGCCGACACCGGTTCAGGGGCCCCGCGCGACGTCACGGAGCTCGACCCGTCCGTGGCCGGGGCGGCGGGAGAGCTGGTCTCCACCCTCGACGACCTGGCCCGCTTCTTCGGCGCGCTGCTGGACGGCCGACTGCTGCCGGGCCCTCAACTGCGGGCGATGCGCGACACGGCGGCCTCCGACGGTCGGTACGGGCTCGGGCTGTATCCCGTGCGGCTGCCCTGCGGGGTGACGGTGTGGGGGCACAACGGCGTCATCAGCGGCTCGTACGCGCTGGTCGTCGGCGCGCCCGGCGGCCGACGGGTGCTGGCCTACCGGCTGAACGACGACGCGCGTCCCGCGCGGACGAGCGAAGGCGCACTGCTGCGGGCCGAGTTCTGCCCACCCGGGGCATAA
- a CDS encoding AMP-binding protein gives MPDTMAELGTSATLWELLDRRAELTPDAPALLQAADSARHDRRMTFGMLRARAERVAAGLYELGVRPRTRVAWQLPTRIETVVLAMALARLGAVQSPLIPAYRDREAGFALRAARAAYFAVPARWRGFDHTAMAHRLALRLPDPPLVFPAYDTLPEADPASVALPPPPADGTEVRWIYWTSGTTSDPKGVLHTDRGLIAAGRCLARALRLRPDDVGSMAFPYAHVAGPDYTVLLLLTGIPAVLLEHFALPGSLDAYRRHRVTTAGGSTAFYAMFLAEQRKDPARRLLPSLRLLAGGGAPKPPELYHDVVRELGCQLTHGYGMTEAPMITMGAPDDTAEHLATTEGRPPEDMEIRVVDAAGLPLPAGVDGEIRLRGEAVCAGYLDPAQTAAAFDADGFLRTGDLGHLTADGHLVLTGRAKDVIIRKGENISAKEIEHLLYTHPGVRDVAVIGLPAPDGVRGELVCAVVEQPSGARPLTLDDVTAHLRAAGLAAHKLPERLEVVDALPRNPTLHKVLAYKLRERFTAQPPKTR, from the coding sequence ATGCCCGACACCATGGCGGAACTCGGCACGTCGGCCACGCTGTGGGAGTTGCTCGACCGCCGCGCGGAGCTCACCCCCGACGCCCCCGCGCTGCTCCAGGCCGCCGACTCCGCCCGCCACGACCGGCGGATGACCTTCGGCATGCTGCGCGCTCGCGCCGAGCGCGTGGCCGCCGGACTGTACGAGTTGGGTGTCAGGCCCCGTACCCGAGTGGCCTGGCAGCTGCCCACCCGCATCGAGACCGTCGTCCTGGCCATGGCCCTGGCCCGGCTCGGCGCGGTCCAGAGCCCGCTGATCCCCGCCTACCGCGACCGCGAGGCCGGCTTCGCGCTGCGCGCCGCGCGGGCCGCGTACTTCGCCGTCCCCGCGCGGTGGCGCGGTTTCGACCACACGGCCATGGCGCACCGACTGGCCCTGCGGCTGCCCGACCCCCCGCTGGTCTTCCCCGCCTACGACACCCTCCCCGAGGCCGATCCGGCCTCCGTGGCGCTGCCCCCGCCGCCCGCCGACGGGACCGAGGTCCGCTGGATCTACTGGACCTCCGGCACCACCTCCGACCCCAAGGGCGTGCTGCACACCGACCGCGGCCTGATCGCCGCCGGCCGCTGCCTTGCCCGGGCGCTACGGCTGCGCCCCGACGACGTCGGCTCGATGGCCTTCCCGTACGCGCACGTCGCGGGGCCCGACTACACCGTGCTGCTCCTGCTGACCGGCATCCCGGCCGTACTGCTGGAGCACTTCGCGTTGCCCGGCTCGCTCGACGCCTATCGCCGCCACCGGGTGACGACCGCGGGCGGCTCCACCGCCTTCTACGCGATGTTCCTGGCCGAGCAGCGCAAGGACCCCGCGCGGCGACTCCTGCCCAGCCTGCGGCTGCTGGCCGGCGGCGGCGCGCCCAAGCCGCCCGAGCTCTACCACGACGTCGTCCGCGAGCTGGGCTGCCAGCTCACCCACGGCTACGGCATGACCGAGGCGCCGATGATCACCATGGGCGCTCCGGACGACACCGCGGAGCACCTCGCCACGACCGAGGGCCGACCGCCCGAGGACATGGAGATCCGGGTCGTGGACGCCGCCGGCCTACCGCTGCCGGCGGGGGTGGACGGCGAGATACGGCTGCGCGGCGAGGCCGTGTGCGCGGGCTACCTCGATCCGGCGCAGACCGCCGCCGCCTTCGACGCGGACGGCTTCCTGCGCACCGGCGACCTCGGCCACCTCACGGCCGACGGCCACCTGGTGCTCACCGGCCGCGCCAAGGACGTCATCATCCGCAAGGGCGAGAACATCTCCGCCAAGGAGATCGAGCACCTGCTGTACACGCACCCCGGCGTCCGGGACGTCGCCGTCATCGGGCTGCCGGCGCCGGACGGGGTGCGGGGCGAGCTGGTGTGCGCCGTCGTGGAACAGCCGTCGGGGGCTCGCCCGCTGACCCTCGACGACGTCACCGCCCATCTGCGCGCCGCGGGGCTGGCCGCGCACAAGCTGCCGGAGCGGCTGGAGGTCGTGGACGCGCTGCCGCGCAACCCCACGCTCCACAAGGTCCTCGCCTACAAGCTGCGCGAGCGGTTCACGGCTCAGCCGCCGAAGACGCGGTAG
- a CDS encoding protein kinase, with amino-acid sequence MSEAEQTQDTTGRLLAGRYRLDGVLGRGGMGTVWRARDETLGRVVAVKELRFPSSVDEDEKRRLITRTLREAKAIARIRSSGAVTVYDVVDEDDRPWIVMELIEGRSLADVVRDDGPLASRRAAEVGLAVLDVLRAAHREGILHRDVKPSNVLIADDGRVVLTDFGIAQVEGDPSVTSTGMLVGAPSYISPERARGHKPGPPADLWSLGGLLYAAVEGVPPYDKSSAIATLTAVMTEPVDPPKNAGPALEEVIYGLLDKDPQRRLDDAGARALLTEAMNAREEPQGVSAIAEPTRTMALPTPPPPAQPPAAPRRPTAAPRAERADRPERTDRTAADRPDRTRGGLRSGRGAASSVRRSEPSSVSPPAPPSPPRASITDVVPRRTLVIIAVVVALAIVGTVLAIVLSGGDSDNSGAKNTSASTGAGAGADKDQGDAGDKGVENKDGSGSSADSQQGQAGEEPQSDAEEGSDDAESDDKKPEDDAEKDADKGDAGKDALPSGYERLQDEAFHFVMGLPKGWDGHPVPNYSGGRIYRSSDQFPRVQIDFNPNPKDDAAAAWRAAEPGARQTMSGYRGLGIKEVDWRGFPTVADWQFERDQGGTRVRVLNRGFKVDDSHGYAIMITCEKDKWDDEECQALRKTAFASFKSVD; translated from the coding sequence ATGTCGGAGGCGGAGCAGACGCAGGACACGACCGGGCGCCTCCTCGCAGGGCGGTACCGGCTCGACGGGGTCCTCGGCCGAGGCGGCATGGGCACGGTCTGGCGGGCACGGGACGAGACGCTGGGGCGTGTCGTCGCGGTCAAGGAGCTGCGCTTCCCGTCCAGCGTCGACGAGGACGAGAAGCGACGGCTCATCACCCGCACGCTGCGCGAGGCGAAGGCGATCGCCCGCATCCGCAGCAGCGGCGCCGTCACCGTCTACGACGTGGTCGACGAGGACGACCGGCCGTGGATCGTCATGGAGCTCATCGAGGGCCGCTCACTGGCCGACGTGGTGCGGGACGACGGGCCGCTGGCCTCGCGCCGCGCCGCCGAGGTCGGTCTGGCCGTGCTCGACGTGCTGCGCGCCGCGCACCGCGAGGGCATCCTGCACCGTGACGTGAAGCCGTCCAACGTGCTGATCGCCGACGACGGCCGGGTCGTGCTCACCGACTTCGGCATCGCCCAGGTGGAGGGCGACCCGTCGGTCACCTCCACCGGCATGCTCGTCGGCGCGCCCTCGTACATCTCCCCGGAGCGGGCCCGCGGCCACAAGCCCGGCCCGCCGGCCGACCTCTGGTCGCTGGGCGGACTGCTCTACGCCGCGGTGGAGGGCGTCCCCCCGTACGACAAGAGCAGCGCGATCGCCACCCTCACCGCGGTGATGACCGAGCCGGTCGACCCGCCGAAGAACGCCGGTCCCGCCCTGGAAGAGGTCATCTACGGCCTGCTCGACAAGGACCCGCAGCGGCGGCTGGACGACGCGGGCGCGCGGGCGCTGCTGACCGAGGCGATGAACGCGCGGGAGGAGCCCCAGGGCGTGTCGGCGATCGCCGAACCGACCCGGACGATGGCGCTGCCCACGCCGCCGCCCCCGGCGCAGCCGCCCGCCGCTCCCCGCCGGCCCACCGCCGCGCCCCGCGCGGAGCGCGCCGACCGACCGGAGCGCACCGACCGCACGGCTGCCGACCGCCCGGACCGCACACGCGGCGGGTTGCGGTCGGGGCGCGGCGCGGCGTCCTCCGTCCGGCGCTCCGAGCCGTCGTCCGTCTCCCCGCCCGCGCCGCCGTCCCCGCCGCGTGCCTCGATCACCGATGTGGTGCCTCGCCGCACCCTGGTGATCATCGCCGTGGTGGTGGCGCTGGCCATCGTGGGCACCGTGCTCGCCATCGTCCTCAGCGGCGGCGATTCCGACAACAGCGGTGCGAAGAACACCTCCGCCTCGACCGGGGCCGGCGCGGGCGCCGACAAGGACCAGGGCGACGCCGGCGACAAGGGCGTGGAGAACAAGGACGGCTCGGGCTCGTCCGCCGACTCCCAGCAGGGGCAGGCCGGCGAGGAGCCGCAGAGCGACGCCGAGGAGGGCTCGGACGACGCCGAGTCCGACGACAAGAAGCCCGAGGACGACGCCGAGAAGGACGCCGACAAGGGCGACGCCGGCAAGGACGCGCTGCCGAGCGGCTACGAGCGACTCCAGGACGAGGCGTTCCACTTCGTCATGGGTCTGCCCAAGGGGTGGGACGGCCACCCCGTCCCGAACTACAGCGGCGGTCGCATATACCGCTCCTCGGACCAGTTCCCGCGGGTGCAGATCGACTTCAACCCCAACCCGAAGGACGACGCGGCGGCGGCCTGGCGGGCGGCCGAACCCGGCGCCCGGCAGACGATGAGCGGCTACCGCGGGCTGGGCATCAAGGAGGTCGACTGGCGCGGCTTCCCGACCGTCGCCGACTGGCAGTTCGAGCGCGACCAGGGCGGCACGCGGGTGCGGGTGCTCAACCGGGGCTTCAAGGTGGACGACTCGCACGGCTACGCCATCATGATCACCTGCGAGAAGGACAAGTGGGACGACGAGGAGTGCCAGGCGCTCCGCAAGACCGCGTTCGCGTCCTTCAAGTCCGTCGACTGA
- a CDS encoding glycerol-3-phosphate dehydrogenase/oxidase, translating to MRTPTLGPAERAEALAQLADRELDVLVVGGGVVGAGTALDAATRGLSTGLVEARDWAAGTSSRSSKLIHGGLRYLEMLDFGLVREALKERGLLLERLAPHLVRPVPFLYPLQHRGWERLYAGSGVALYDVMSVSSGHGRGLPVHRHLTRGHALRVAPCLRKDALVGALQYYDAQMDDARFVTTLVRTAASYGARVANRTRAVGFLREGERVVGVRVRDLEAPAAEEGAEFEIRARQVVNATGVWTDDTQAMIGERGQFHVRASKGIHLVVPKDRIHSTTGLILRTEKSVLFVIPWGRHWIVGTTDTPWDLDKAHPAASSADIDYLLDHVNSVLAVPLSREDVQGVYAGLRPLLAGESDATSKLSREHTVAHPAPGLVVVAGGKYTTYRVMAKDAVDEAVHGLDRRVAECCTEDVPLAGAEGYAALWNARARIARRSGLHVARVEHLLRRYGSLADELLELIAADPGLGRPLGGAEDYLRAEAVHAASHEGARHLDDVLTRRTRISIETFDRGTRSAREVAELMAPVLGWEREHVDKEVEHYEKRVEAERESQRQPDDQTADAARLGAPDIQPV from the coding sequence ATGAGGACACCGACTCTGGGGCCGGCCGAGCGTGCCGAGGCACTGGCCCAGCTGGCGGACCGGGAGCTGGACGTGCTGGTCGTGGGTGGCGGGGTGGTCGGCGCGGGCACCGCGCTGGACGCGGCCACCCGGGGGCTGTCCACCGGTCTGGTCGAGGCGCGGGACTGGGCCGCGGGCACCTCCAGCCGCTCCAGCAAGCTCATCCACGGCGGGCTGCGCTATCTGGAGATGCTGGACTTCGGGCTGGTGCGGGAGGCGCTCAAGGAGCGCGGGCTGCTGCTGGAGCGGCTCGCCCCGCACCTGGTGCGGCCCGTGCCGTTCCTCTACCCCCTCCAGCACCGCGGCTGGGAGCGGCTCTACGCGGGCTCCGGCGTGGCGCTCTACGACGTCATGTCGGTCTCCTCGGGCCACGGCCGCGGCCTGCCGGTCCACCGCCACCTCACCCGCGGGCACGCGCTGCGCGTCGCCCCGTGCCTGCGCAAGGACGCCCTGGTCGGCGCCCTGCAGTACTACGACGCCCAGATGGACGACGCGCGCTTCGTCACCACCCTGGTGCGCACCGCCGCCTCCTACGGCGCGCGGGTCGCCAACCGCACCCGCGCCGTCGGCTTTCTGCGCGAGGGCGAGCGGGTGGTCGGCGTGCGGGTGCGCGACCTGGAGGCGCCGGCGGCGGAGGAGGGCGCCGAGTTCGAGATCCGCGCCCGGCAGGTGGTCAACGCCACCGGGGTGTGGACGGACGACACCCAGGCGATGATCGGGGAACGCGGACAGTTCCACGTCCGCGCCTCCAAGGGCATCCACCTGGTGGTGCCCAAGGACCGCATCCACTCCACCACCGGGCTGATCCTGCGCACCGAGAAGAGCGTGCTGTTCGTGATCCCCTGGGGCCGGCACTGGATCGTCGGCACCACGGACACCCCCTGGGACCTGGACAAGGCGCACCCGGCCGCCTCCAGCGCCGACATCGACTACCTCCTGGACCACGTCAACTCCGTCCTGGCGGTGCCGCTGAGCCGCGAGGACGTCCAGGGCGTGTACGCCGGGCTGCGCCCGCTGCTGGCCGGGGAGTCGGACGCCACCAGCAAGCTCTCGCGCGAGCACACCGTGGCGCATCCGGCGCCGGGCCTGGTGGTGGTCGCGGGCGGCAAGTACACCACCTACCGGGTGATGGCCAAGGACGCCGTGGACGAGGCGGTGCACGGCCTCGACCGCCGGGTCGCCGAGTGCTGCACCGAGGACGTCCCACTGGCCGGCGCCGAGGGCTACGCGGCACTGTGGAACGCCCGCGCCCGCATCGCCCGGCGTTCCGGCCTGCACGTCGCCCGCGTGGAGCACCTGCTGCGGCGGTACGGCTCGCTGGCCGACGAGCTCCTGGAGCTCATCGCCGCCGACCCCGGCCTCGGCCGGCCGCTGGGCGGCGCCGAGGACTATCTCCGCGCGGAGGCCGTCCACGCCGCCTCGCACGAGGGCGCCCGACACCTGGACGACGTGCTGACCCGGCGCACCCGGATCTCCATCGAGACCTTCGACCGCGGCACCCGCAGTGCCCGGGAGGTCGCCGAGCTGATGGCGCCGGTGCTGGGCTGGGAGCGGGAACACGTCGACAAGGAGGTCGAGCACTACGAGAAGCGGGTGGAGGCGGAGCGCGAGTCGCAGCGGCAGCCGGACGACCAGACGGCGGACGCGGCGCGACTGGGGGCGCCGGACATCCAGCCGGTCTAG